The nucleotide window TCATACTTAATTTTCCTACAATCGCCCATGGATAACCATGAATAAGCAAACGGTCGTCGGCGTGGATCTGGGCGGCACCAATGTCCGGGCCGGGAAAATCAGCGGCCGGAAAATAACCGCGCGCTGCGCCCGCCCGATCACCGCTCTGGGCAGCCAGGACCAGGTGCTGCAGGAGGTTTGCCAAACCATCGCCGCCGTCTTTGACCATCGGGTCATTGCCATCGGCATCGGCGTCCCCAGCCTGGTGGACGCGGAAAAGGGCATCGTGTACGCGGTGGGGAACATCCCCTCCTGGCGCGAGGTGCCGCTCAGGGAGCACCTGCAAAACACGTTCAACGTCCCGGTCCACGTCAACAACGACGCCAACTGCTTCGCCCTGGGCGAATTCCGTTTCGGTGCCGGCCGCGGCTTCAGGAACCTGGTCGGCATGATCCTGGGCACCGGGCTCGGGGCCGGGATCATCATGGACGGCGAGCTGCGTTGCGGCCGCCATTGCGGCGCCGGCGAGATCGGCAAGATCCCCTACCGGGAGCACAACGTTGAATACTACAGCAGCGGCCAGTTTTTTCAACACCAGTTCGGAATGGATGGCGGGGTTTTGTATGAACGGGCCCGGGAGGGGAATTCCCAGGCCCTGGAGATGTTCGAAACCTTCGGGGAAAACCTCGGGGATGCGGTCATGATCGCCCTCTACGCCTTTGATCCCGAAATCATCGTGCTGGGGGGATCGGTGAGCCGGGCATGGCCTTTTTTCGAAAAAGCCATGCGCCGCAAGTTCGCGTCGTTCGCTTACCCGCACGCCCTGGCCAGGACGGTCATCCAGCCCGCCCAAACGCCCGACATATCGCTCCTGGGCGCCGCAGCCCTGTGTCTGTCCGTGGACACGTCCATTTCCCGCACATGAAGAAAAACGGGCCGGACCGGGCACGAACCGCGGCGGTGCTTATGCTGTTTTTTTTGGCGATCGCCGCCACAGCTGGGACCGACACCGTCCCTCCAGTTCCAGCGGCGTCCTGCCGCGCCGGGTTGCGCTCGTCGCCATACGGACCGCGCCACGGTTTTCCGGCCCCGGCCTACTGGCTCGCGGCCGCCCGCTCCATGGCCTCCGCTTTCACCCGGGCCGCCCCGGTCCTGGTCTGGATCGTCGGCACCATGGAAAGGGCACCGGCGGCCTCGGAAGAAAAAGGCTACAGCGGCCGCGTGCTCCTCTCCTTCCCGGCTCCCGCCGGCGGCGCCGCCTGCGCCAATATCGTTTTCGCACCCCGTGACGTCAATGAAGCCTATCTCGAGCAATTTGACCGCAACGGGTTCCAGGTCTGGCTGCAGGTGGAGCCGGGCAATGCCGACGTCGACACGCTGATCCGGTTGGCGCTGGGGCGCTACGCCAGGCACCCCTGCGTGATCGGCTTCGGCGTGGACGTCGAGTGGCACTGCTGGAGCCGGCAAAACAGCGCCGGGATAAAAATCACCGACGCTCAGGCCGAGGCTTGGAGCCAAAGCGTGCGCTCCTTCAATCCGCGCTACCAGTTGTTTCTCAAACACTGGCTCGCGGCCAGGATGCCGCCAACTTACCGCCGGGGCTTGGTCTTCATCAACGACAGCCAGCGCTTCGCCTCGTTCGCGCAGATGCTGAAACACTTTGAACAATGGGGAAAAAATTTCGCCCCGGCGCCGGTCGGCTTCCAATTCGGCTACCCCGCCGACAGGGGGTGGTGGCAGCGGCTGGCCAATCCGGCCCAGGATATCGGCAAGGCTTTGTTGTCCCGCCTCCCCAATGCATCGGACCTGATCTGGGTCGATTTCACCATGGAAGAAATATGGTCGCCGGCCATTTGCCAAACCGACCCTGTTTGCGCTATATTATCCCCTCAAGGAGCAAAATAGAGCAATGAAAAGCCTCAACGCCTCCGCCGATTTTTATATTCCGGACGAAAAACCGGAGGACGAAGCCCTGAAGCGGGTGATCCACCTGGGCGTCGGCGCCCACCCCGATGATCTGGAATTGCTGGCCGGTCAGGCCATCCTGGAGTGTCATCAAAAAGCCGACCGTTCGTTCGCCGGGGTCGTCTGCGCCGACGGCGCCGTTGTTCCGCGCTCCGGCCCGTTCGCCAAAAACAGCCCGGACGAGATGAAGGAGATCCGCCGCCGAGAGCAGCGCGCAGCGGCGGCGCTGGGCGGATACGGGTTGCTGGTGCAGCTGGGTTATCCGAGCCGGGAGATCTTGGACCACAAAAATCCGGCGCTGGAACAGGACTTGTTGATCATTCTGGAGGCGATGCGGCCGCGCGTTGTGTACAGCCACAACCTGGCCGACAAGCACGACACGCACGTGGCAGTGACCGCGGCCCTGATCCGGGCCATCCGCTGGATGAAGCCCGAGGAACGGCCGCAAAAAATGTACGGTTGCGAAGTCTGGCGCGGGCTGGACTGGCTGGACGACAAGGAAAAAGTGGTCTTCGACCTCAACGGCGCCGACCCGCTTCTGGCCTCACAGCTGCGCGAGCACAAATCCCAGCTCGGCGGCGGCCGGCGCTATGATGCGGCTTTCATCGGCCGCTTGCGCGCCAACGCCGCTTTCCAGTACCCGCCAGCGCCCGGCCCCGAGAAGCTGGCGCTGTTCGCCATGGACCTGACCCCGCTCGTGGTCGACGGCAACCTGGATATGGCTGATTTCGTGGCCGGCCGCATCGAGCGTT belongs to Candidatus Aminicenantes bacterium and includes:
- a CDS encoding ROK family protein, whose product is MNKQTVVGVDLGGTNVRAGKISGRKITARCARPITALGSQDQVLQEVCQTIAAVFDHRVIAIGIGVPSLVDAEKGIVYAVGNIPSWREVPLREHLQNTFNVPVHVNNDANCFALGEFRFGAGRGFRNLVGMILGTGLGAGIIMDGELRCGRHCGAGEIGKIPYREHNVEYYSSGQFFQHQFGMDGGVLYERAREGNSQALEMFETFGENLGDAVMIALYAFDPEIIVLGGSVSRAWPFFEKAMRRKFASFAYPHALARTVIQPAQTPDISLLGAAALCLSVDTSISRT
- a CDS encoding PIG-L family deacetylase, whose protein sequence is MKSLNASADFYIPDEKPEDEALKRVIHLGVGAHPDDLELLAGQAILECHQKADRSFAGVVCADGAVVPRSGPFAKNSPDEMKEIRRREQRAAAALGGYGLLVQLGYPSREILDHKNPALEQDLLIILEAMRPRVVYSHNLADKHDTHVAVTAALIRAIRWMKPEERPQKMYGCEVWRGLDWLDDKEKVVFDLNGADPLLASQLREHKSQLGGGRRYDAAFIGRLRANAAFQYPPAPGPEKLALFAMDLTPLVVDGNLDMADFVAGRIERFQADVRSRIRKFQPF